AATAACTTCCATATTTCGAGGAGATATGAGAGTTTATATGTTTTCAGCTCCAGCAGCATAATCAATAAAAACAAACAGCCCAAGATCTTTGCCTATCAGTTTCTCGTACGATACTTCTCCACGTCTATCCATTGATCTTCTATTGCCATCCTGGTATGTCATGTCGATTATATCTGGTTCAAAATAATCACCCGTAAATTGAGGAATATTCACTTCAAATCCATTATTTCTGGCTCTGGTAAAAGCCTGATCATCATTAGCTAATGGTAGCTCAAACATTATTTTACTTTCATGACCACCCAAGATTCCAACGAGAAGAGGAACTGTACGGTTAGATGGATAAACTATATATACGTGAATTACAACATTACCGCTACCACTCGTAAAGTCCGCTATACAAAATCGTCCCTCAATACGATCAACCTCACCTATATTGCTGTAACCAGAAATATCATCTCTTAGAAATATTACATCCTTTGAGAGCCAATAGATAGATGTTGATATGAGGTAGTTGGATTTATTATTTATAGCTTTTATGTCAAGTTTATTGTGACAATTTTTGATTATCGAGATGCTTAATTTCATATTTCCCCTTAATATATATTAACACCATAACGATGTTTTAGGTTAATGGACCCTTGCCCCACCCCAACAGAAAAGGAGTACTTTATGCGGTGCGGTAGATAATTTGTATTGTGTTATACTAAAAGATACAAAACACTCTGCCCTCACAAAGAAAGGATTGTTTTATATACTCGAGTGTTGCATAATGGTTGTGTAATTAATCGAGGAGGAGGTGATGTGAAAGAAGGTAGTCCAAAAGCAGGGGCTTTGTTTGATATCCATACACTAAAGTCAATTGAGGACATTGAGCCCGTGGATCGTCCTGCTGAAATGAGTAGGCTCGCAAAATTAATAGAGGAGGAGCTTGAGAAAGATCCGAGCATTCCTCGCGCTTTGGGTGAAGTCGCTTTTCGTGAGGGCGTTGATCGCGAGACAATTTTACTAGGATATCGATACTCAACGCAAAAATCCGAGTAGAGTATACTTCGTTATCGTTTATCCCATCCCCTTAAGTTTTAATAGCTACACGCTCAATTATATGTGTTCTAGCCTGGCTGTCAGTGGCAACTACACAAATTATGCTATAATTAGTATTGAGGAAGGTCTGCGTTAACATCAGACCATATTTTTATGAAGGACGCTAGCAAGATTCGAAATATTGCCATTATTGCCCACGTCGATCACGGCAAGACGACCATGGTTGATGGGCTGCTCAAACAGTCGCGCACATTCCGCGACAATCAGGCCGAGATGAGCCAAGAATTGATCATGGATTCGGGCGATCAGGAGCACGAACGCGGTATCACCATCACCGCCAAACAGACCTCGATTTTTTACGGTGATTATAAGATCAACATCATCGACACGCCGGGGCACGCCGATTTTTCGGGCGAGGTCGAGCGGACACTGCAGATGGCGGACGGTGTGCTGTTGATCGTTGATGCACAGGAAGGGCCGATGCCACAGACCAAGTTTGTGCTGAGTAAGGCGCTGGAGTTGGGGCTGAAACCAGTAGTGGTGATTAATAAAATTGATAAGCCAGCCAGGCGAATTGCCAAGGTTGAAGACGAGCTGAGCGATCTATTTTTGGAGTTAGCGACCGACGATGCTCAACTGCAATATCCGATTTATTATGCTATCGGGCGCGACGGCAAAGCCTGGCGAGAGATTCCTACCGACCTTGATGAAGATGCTGATTTGACACCGATTTTTGAAGCGATTATCAACGACATCCCGGCGCCGAACGTCACGGCTGACGGCGGCTTCCAGATGCTAGTGACCAGTTTGCAGTACGACACCTTCCAGGGAAAATATGCCATTGGGCGAATCGCTCGCGGGTCGGTTAAGCGCGGCCTGGCGGTTAGTTTACTGAAGCATGGCGAAGTGTCAGGTTCAGCGCGAATTGAGAAAGTTTTTGGTTACCGCGGGCTGAACCGCGAAGAGCTTGACGAAGCATTTGCTGGCGACATTGTGGCGCTGGTTGGCGTCAGTGAGGCGCACATTGGCGATACGATTGCTGATAAAGAACACCCCGAAGCCTTGCCGGCGATTGCCATTGAAGCGCCGACGCTGAGCATGTACCTCGGCCCGAATACCAGCCCGATGAAAGGGCGTGAGGGCGAGTTCACCACCTCGCGGCAAATTGGCGACCGGTTGCGGCGAGAATTGGAAACCAACGTGGCGCTGCGCGTCGAAGAAAACGGCATCGGCTTTACGGTGTCTGGCCGCGGTGAACTACACCTCAGCGTCTTGATCGAGACCATGCGGCGCGAAGGCTTTGAGTTTGAAGTCGGCCGTCCGCAAGTGGTCACCATCACCGAGGACGGCGTTGAAAAAGAGCCAATTGAAGAACTGCAAATCGAAATTAGCAGCGAATTCATCGGCGCGATCAGCCAGGAGTTGGGTGCGCGCCACGCTGAAATGAAGTCGCAGGAAACCACCGCCAGCGGCGCTACCCGCATCACTTATGTGCTGCCGACCAGGGCGTTGATCGGCCTGCGAAACGTACTGTTGACCGCCACCAAAGGCACGGTGATCATGAATTCCCTGCCGTACGGCTATCAACCGCTGGGCGGCAAATTGCCAAAAACCCGCGGCGGCGTGCTCATCGCTTTTGAGGCCGGCACCACCACGCCGTATGCGCTGCAGGCAGCCGAGGCGCGCGGCGAACTCTTGGTCGGGCCGGGCACGGAAGTCTACGCTGGGATGATCGTCGGCATCTACAACCGCCAAGAAGACATCGAAATTAACGTTTGCAAGGCTAAACACCTAACCAACATGCGCTCCAAATCGTCCGATGGCACAGTGCAATTGACGCCATTTACGCAGTTTAGCCTGGAACAGTGCATCGATTTCATCGAGGACGACGAACTGCTGGAAGTGACGCCAAAGTCCTTGCGTCTACGCAAACGCTACCTCGACGCTAATGAGCGAAAGCGCGCCGCCAAACGGTAGACCCCACCCCGACAAAATCCCGATTGACAAAATACATAAGAAACTTAACGTTACTATAGATTATCCCACGGTAACACGCTATACTTAACCATATGCTTCCCAAAAAAACCACAACAATTATCAAGCGCACGTTAGCACGCACCGCCCAGCGCATCACACCGATCGACCGTAAAGATCCCGACGAAAAGCTCGGGCAGTTGTTTCATGAAGTGCAGTCACACCGCGTGTTTGCCGATGGTAAAACTTTCGTCGATCTCGTACCGCGAAAGCGAGCCACCCGCATCCTCCAGGAGTATCGCCTGGCCCGACGTGATCCCAACTTTCGGCTGGATGAATTTGTGAAGCTACATTTTTATGAATTTGAATCGCCGGTCAAAAAGGTGAGCTTTGTCCAGGCAGACTCTGCCAGACAGCACGTCACCAATCTCTGGCCGCTGCTCATCCGCCGCGCCCACAAGTCGAAAGGTTCGCTAATCGCCCTGCCGCACGACTATGTGGTGCCGGGTGGTCGGTTTGCCGAGCAATTTTATTGGGACACGTATTTTATCATGCTGGGCCTGGCGGTGGACAGCAAGTGGAAGCTGATCGACGGCATGATGAAAAATTATGTGTACATGATTCAGCGCTTTGGTTTCATCCCGACCGCCAATCGGACGTACTTCCTCAGTCGCAGCCAGCCGCCGTTTTTCGCAGCGATGGTCAAGCTCCTCGCCAGCAAACCCGGCCGGCGCGCCCCGAGCTTGACCTATCTCGAGTATTTCCCCTCGCTGCTGGCCGAATACAAATTCTGGATGAAAGGCCAACGCAAGCTTTCGAGTATCGACTTTATGGCTACCAACCGCGTGGTAGCCATGCCTGATGGCCAGGTGCTCAATCGCTACTACGACGACAAGGCCACGCCACGCCCGGAAAGTCGCCGCGAAGACATCGAAACCGCGAGGAATAGCCGCTCCGCCAACAAGGCCAAGGTCTACCTCGACCTGCGGGCTGGGGCTGAGAGCGGTTGGGATTTCAGCTCGCGCTGGTTTAGTGATCCGCACGACATTGAAACGATTCAAACGACTGACCTCGTGCCGATTGATCTGAATTGTTTATTGTACGAACTAGAGATGACGATCGCCCATTGTTACGGTGTACTGCGTCAGGCGCCGCTCAAGAAACGCTTCATCCGCCTGGCTGAGCGCCGCGCCGAGAGCATCCGCCAGCACTGTTGGAATGAAACCGACGGCTTTTTCTATGATTATAATTTCCGCACCGGTCATCAGACGAGCCACGCCACACTGGCCGGCGTCTTCCCGCTGTACAGCGGTATCGCCACCAAAAAACAAGCCAAGCACGTGGCCGAGAAATTAGAACGCGAGTTCTTACGCGACGGCGGACTACGCACGACGCTGGTTGACAATGGTCAGCAATGGGACGCGCCGAATGGCTGGGCGCCGCTACAATGGGTGGCGGTTTGCGGTTTGAAGCGGTATGGGCTGGATGAGCTAGCAGAGGAAATTAGAAAGCGCTGGCTGGCTTCGACCGAGCGCATCTTTGCCGATCAGGGCAAGATGATCGAAAAATATGACGTTGATAGCGAGTCACGCATTGGCGGCGGTGGTGAATATCCGTTGCAAGACGGCTTTGGCTGGACCAACGGCGTGTACGCGGCGCTGTATGATCGGTTTGATGAGCGCTGCCCGAGATAATCTAACGTTTCGGTGGACGCGGGATGTCCTCTGGCAAAAATCCTTTTTCATGCTGAAAGCCAGCTTGCCATTTGTAATCTTTACTATAGCCCAGATCTTTCATCAGCTTGGTGGCGGCATTACGAAGATGAAGCGGCACTGGCGAGTTCGGGTACTTGTGTGCCAGAGCGAAAGCCTCATTCATCAAATCAGTAATCTCGCGTGACTTCTGGCTGCGCGCCAGAGCAATGGCGCAGTGGAATAAATTATATTTGGCCTCAGGTAGCCCAACGCGCTCCACCGCTTCAAAGGTAGCGACTGCCAGGCTCAGCGCGCCGTTACCCGCCAACCCAATGTCTTCTGACGCAAAGATGACCATCCGCCGAGCGATGAACTTCGGGTCTTCACCGGCCTCAATCATGCGCGCCAAATAATATGCCGCAGCCGTCGCGTCGCTGCCGCGCAGTGATTTGATGAACGCTGAGATGACGTCATAATGCACATCGCCCTTTTTATCATAGCCAGGCAGCCGCCGCTGAGCCGCGGCCTTGACGACCTCTGGCGTGACTTTCTCACCAAAGCTCAGCGCCAATTCCAAATTGCCCAGCGCCACCCGCGCGTCACCGTCCGCTAATTCTGCAAGATAATCCAGCGCTTTGGGCGACACCCGCTTGGTTTGTTTCAAAGTCTTCAGCGCTCGCTTCAGCACCAATATAATTTCATCTTTGGTCAGTTGCTGCAGCACCAGCACCCGCGTCCGGCTGAGCAGCGGCGTGATCACCTCAAAGCTCGGGTTCTCAGTGGTCGCGCCAATCAAAGTAATCAGCCCGCTCTCGACGTGCGGCAAGAACGCATCTTGCTGCGCTTTATTGAAACGATGGATCTCATCAACAAACAAAATCGTCCGTAGCCCCAAATTCCAGTTCTGCCGAGCGTGCTCAATAACTCGTTCGACATCTTTCTTGCCACTAGTCACCGCTGACAGCTCAATAAATTCGGCATTAACTTCGCGGGCGATAATCCACGCCAACGTCGTCTTGCCCGTCCCTGGCGGCCCCCACAAAATCAAACTGACTGGCTCAGCACGCCTCACAATTTGCCGCAGCAACTCGCCCTCGCCCAGCAAATGACTTTGCCCGATTACTTCATCCAGGGTTTGCGGCCGCACCTGCTCGGCCAGGGGTTGTCGCGCATCCATTACCACCAATTATCCCCTCGCGGACGATACTGCGAAAAGTGTGAAAAACAATCAGCCGGTCGCCGCCCGAGCGGTTTTGTCTGCAGACGTAACCCTCGATCAATCTGCTGAGCGCTTCCGCAGACTGCCGCAAACTCCGGCGACGCCACGTACTCTCGCCACGTCATCCCATCCAGCGGCACATACTGCTCCAGCATATTCAGCGTCGTTTGATGTATGCTGTCTGCTCCCGCGTGACCAGCCTCGCGACGAGACCGGCGCCGCCCGGCCGCCGTCATTTCCGGCGGCAACGCGCAGCCAGCCCAGTGTAGAACCTGCGCCGCTGCTCTATTGACGAGACCAGAGCCGCCAGAGCAGTGACTAGTCAGTCGCACAAGTGCCGCGTGACGTTCCGCCTCGTCAGTAGTCAGCGGTACGGCTGATGTACGACCAGTCTTAACCGCCATCTCATATGCCAATCGCTTTTGGTCGAGCTCCCCGAACAGCTCATCTAACCACCTGCTGCTATCTTTGATACTACCAACCAGTGGCGGCAGATTGTCGATTGCCTCCCTAAGGAACTCAGGCTCACGCTCGCTATACTCGCGCAGTCGGACAGCCTGAGATATCCGCCACAACCCCCCTATTGCCACCGCCGTGCCACTAAAAATTATCGCCTGCTGGCCGACTTCTGGCAAAACATTATGCCACGCCTCGCTCGGCAGAGCTATCAGCATACCAGCAACCACACCAATAGTACCGCCGACCTCACGCTTATCATACTCAGCTACCGGGTCGCTACCGCCAATGACCTCAGGCGTCAGCGATCTATTAAGCCTCTTATTCCTGTTGTCCGCCATCATCATTTTATTATATCACGCCATAAATTCGCCCCGCCAAGGCACGATGCGCTATACTAGGATAATGGATAGGTTACGCGTTCTCCTCATATTTGGCGGCGAGTCATCCGAGCACGAGGTCTCGATCAATTCCGCTACTAATGTGCTAGCGGCGCTGGACACAGCACGCTACGACATCAAACTATGCTACATCGACCGTGCTGGTCAGTGGCGGCTCGTCGAGACGATCGAGGCACGCAATCAGCCGAGCCCACGCCTAACGCCACAGCTCGGCCAGCGCTCACTGCTCATCGACGGCGTTGACCCGCTGCCGATTGACGTGATAATTCCGGTGCTTCATGGCAAAAATGGCGAGGACGGCAGCGTACAGGGTCTGGCGCAGCTACTTCATATTCCCCATGTCGGCCCGAGTCTCCTTTCGGCGGCTGTCACCATGGACAAAGACATGACCAAGCGGCTGGCGCTCGGCGCTCACGTTCCGGTTGTGCCGTGGCGAACGCTAGTAAGTGATGCGCCGCGACCGACCTTCGCCGAGATGGCTAGTGAGCTTGGTACGCCTGTTTTCATCAAGCCATCCCGCGCTGGCTCGTCCGTCGGTGTCAGCAAAGTCCACTCGGCCAAAGCATTCACCACCGCGCTTGACGAAGCCTTTCGCCACGACAACACCGTGTTGATTGAACAAGCGATCACCGCCCGCGAGATTGAGCTGGCCGTCCTCGGCCGCGGTACATCCACCCGCGTCAGTATGCCTGGTGAGATTCTTCCTGGCGAAGAGTTTTATAGCTACGACGATAAGTACAGCGCCTCCAGCACTTCGCGCGTCGTTATCCCCGCGGAGGTTGACGAGTCAATGGCGACAGAACTGCAGCGCCTCGCGCTGGCCACCTACCACGCGACCGGTGGACACGGCATGGCGCGAGTTGACTTTTTCCTTGATCCGACGGGCCAGATTTTTCTCAACGAGATTAATAGTATCCCTGGCTTTACCAACATCAGTATGTATCCAAAGCTCTGGGAAGCTTCGGGTCTCAGTCCACGGGCGCTAGTTGACGAGTTGATCGAGGAGGCGCTTGCCAGCCATTCTATACGTGGCGTATAATCTCCTTATAAATAGGAGGTCATATGGAAATAGCAGCAGTAATTTTAATCATCGTACTGATGTTTGTGCTGAGCGGTATCAAGGTAGTCAATCAATACCAGCGCGGTGTAGTACTGACGCTGGGTAAGTTTACTGGCGTGCGCGAGCCGGGTCTAAGGGTGGTAGTGCCGATTTTTCAGACGATGATGATGGTCGACGTGCGTTCCACGCCAATTGACGTGCCGAAACAAGAGGTCATCACCAAGGATAATGTCACTGTCGGCGTTGACGCGGTGGTCTATTTCAGAGTGATTAACGCACCAAAAGCGGTGCTAGAAACGACCAATTATATTTATGCCACCAGCCAGTTTGCCCAAGCTGCTCTGCGCGACGTCACCGGTAACGTCGACATGGACGACCTCTTGGCCAAGCGCGAGGAGATTTCGCAGCAGATTAAGGAAATTGTCGATGCCGAGACGGACAAATGGGGCATCGACGTCGAGAATGTTAAGATCCAGAACATCGAACTGCCTGGTGACATGAAGCGTGCCATGGCCAAGCAAGCCGAAGCCGAGCGCGAGCGCCGCGCCAACATCATCAACGCCGACGGCGAAAAAGCTGCCGCCGAAACGCTGGCTCAAGCTGCCGAGATTCTGGCGAAAACCCAAGGTGCAATTAATCTGCGTACCCTGAATACCCTGGAACGCATCTCCACCGAGCCATCACAAAAGACAATGATGCTCTTCCCGATTGAGCTGATCGATGCCATTCGCGGGAATAAAAAGTAAGGAGTAACCATGAGCGAACAAAACCGCACCGAAGAATTTAGCGTTAACGGCGATCAAGTTGTCGAGAAGGTCAAGCAGCTTATCAAAGAAGGCAACGTCCGCCGCGTTATCATCAAGAACGAAAAAGGCGAAAGCATCATGGAATTCCCCATCACTGCCGGCGTGGTTGGCGCCTTGCTACTACCAACCCTGGCAGCACTCGGCGCGGCGGTGGCGTTGATGGCGCAGTGCACAATTGCGGTGGAGCGACGGGATTAACTTGATTATTTATCAACTTGGTGGCAATATACACCAAAGCTCGAACCTATTTCGAGCGTAAAAGCTGAGCCGTGTAGGCTTAGCCGCCATACACTTACACAAGAAGGGTGTTCTTAACGCTCAACATATTCTTTATAGCGCAAAGTCGACTTTCGTTTTTTACGTATCGTGGTATTTCTCCTTCGGGACTCCTTGTACCTATGCGTCAAGTTGGCTAACTTCCATCGAGTTTTCGTACCGAGTGTTAATGAGTTTCTAT
The window above is part of the Candidatus Saccharibacteria bacterium oral taxon 488 genome. Proteins encoded here:
- the typA gene encoding translational GTPase TypA, which gives rise to MKDASKIRNIAIIAHVDHGKTTMVDGLLKQSRTFRDNQAEMSQELIMDSGDQEHERGITITAKQTSIFYGDYKINIIDTPGHADFSGEVERTLQMADGVLLIVDAQEGPMPQTKFVLSKALELGLKPVVVINKIDKPARRIAKVEDELSDLFLELATDDAQLQYPIYYAIGRDGKAWREIPTDLDEDADLTPIFEAIINDIPAPNVTADGGFQMLVTSLQYDTFQGKYAIGRIARGSVKRGLAVSLLKHGEVSGSARIEKVFGYRGLNREELDEAFAGDIVALVGVSEAHIGDTIADKEHPEALPAIAIEAPTLSMYLGPNTSPMKGREGEFTTSRQIGDRLRRELETNVALRVEENGIGFTVSGRGELHLSVLIETMRREGFEFEVGRPQVVTITEDGVEKEPIEELQIEISSEFIGAISQELGARHAEMKSQETTASGATRITYVLPTRALIGLRNVLLTATKGTVIMNSLPYGYQPLGGKLPKTRGGVLIAFEAGTTTPYALQAAEARGELLVGPGTEVYAGMIVGIYNRQEDIEINVCKAKHLTNMRSKSSDGTVQLTPFTQFSLEQCIDFIEDDELLEVTPKSLRLRKRYLDANERKRAAKR
- the treF gene encoding alpha,alpha-trehalase TreF, whose protein sequence is MLPKKTTTIIKRTLARTAQRITPIDRKDPDEKLGQLFHEVQSHRVFADGKTFVDLVPRKRATRILQEYRLARRDPNFRLDEFVKLHFYEFESPVKKVSFVQADSARQHVTNLWPLLIRRAHKSKGSLIALPHDYVVPGGRFAEQFYWDTYFIMLGLAVDSKWKLIDGMMKNYVYMIQRFGFIPTANRTYFLSRSQPPFFAAMVKLLASKPGRRAPSLTYLEYFPSLLAEYKFWMKGQRKLSSIDFMATNRVVAMPDGQVLNRYYDDKATPRPESRREDIETARNSRSANKAKVYLDLRAGAESGWDFSSRWFSDPHDIETIQTTDLVPIDLNCLLYELEMTIAHCYGVLRQAPLKKRFIRLAERRAESIRQHCWNETDGFFYDYNFRTGHQTSHATLAGVFPLYSGIATKKQAKHVAEKLEREFLRDGGLRTTLVDNGQQWDAPNGWAPLQWVAVCGLKRYGLDELAEEIRKRWLASTERIFADQGKMIEKYDVDSESRIGGGGEYPLQDGFGWTNGVYAALYDRFDERCPR
- a CDS encoding replication-associated recombination protein A, which encodes MDARQPLAEQVRPQTLDEVIGQSHLLGEGELLRQIVRRAEPVSLILWGPPGTGKTTLAWIIAREVNAEFIELSAVTSGKKDVERVIEHARQNWNLGLRTILFVDEIHRFNKAQQDAFLPHVESGLITLIGATTENPSFEVITPLLSRTRVLVLQQLTKDEIILVLKRALKTLKQTKRVSPKALDYLAELADGDARVALGNLELALSFGEKVTPEVVKAAAQRRLPGYDKKGDVHYDVISAFIKSLRGSDATAAAYYLARMIEAGEDPKFIARRMVIFASEDIGLAGNGALSLAVATFEAVERVGLPEAKYNLFHCAIALARSQKSREITDLMNEAFALAHKYPNSPVPLHLRNAATKLMKDLGYSKDYKWQAGFQHEKGFLPEDIPRPPKR
- a CDS encoding D-alanine--D-alanine ligase, encoding MDRLRVLLIFGGESSEHEVSINSATNVLAALDTARYDIKLCYIDRAGQWRLVETIEARNQPSPRLTPQLGQRSLLIDGVDPLPIDVIIPVLHGKNGEDGSVQGLAQLLHIPHVGPSLLSAAVTMDKDMTKRLALGAHVPVVPWRTLVSDAPRPTFAEMASELGTPVFIKPSRAGSSVGVSKVHSAKAFTTALDEAFRHDNTVLIEQAITAREIELAVLGRGTSTRVSMPGEILPGEEFYSYDDKYSASSTSRVVIPAEVDESMATELQRLALATYHATGGHGMARVDFFLDPTGQIFLNEINSIPGFTNISMYPKLWEASGLSPRALVDELIEEALASHSIRGV
- a CDS encoding slipin family protein; translated protein: MEIAAVILIIVLMFVLSGIKVVNQYQRGVVLTLGKFTGVREPGLRVVVPIFQTMMMVDVRSTPIDVPKQEVITKDNVTVGVDAVVYFRVINAPKAVLETTNYIYATSQFAQAALRDVTGNVDMDDLLAKREEISQQIKEIVDAETDKWGIDVENVKIQNIELPGDMKRAMAKQAEAERERRANIINADGEKAAAETLAQAAEILAKTQGAINLRTLNTLERISTEPSQKTMMLFPIELIDAIRGNKK
- a CDS encoding DUF4342 domain-containing protein, with translation MSEQNRTEEFSVNGDQVVEKVKQLIKEGNVRRVIIKNEKGESIMEFPITAGVVGALLLPTLAALGAAVALMAQCTIAVERRD